A genomic stretch from Caldalkalibacillus salinus includes:
- a CDS encoding NAD-dependent epimerase/dehydratase family protein — MTSRKILVTGANGYVGRHLVNYLLKRSTQNTVIGVGRQTKGKVKHGRYQYMQCDLTDTHQVKTMMQHTHFDYIFHFAGQSQSQYSKTSPFPLFHANVIQTTNLLEYVLQFQRHVIKGILVAGTAHEYELTQDLNETALNEHSTTRPVTPYGWSKLLQTQTAQMYATLYDLPIVIARTFNLFGPGDSTGVCATLARKVVQIETGELEPVLALGDPSIQRDFVDVRDAIRAYWLLVRAPYDNGQIVNICRGEAISIQHLIDTLYMYAKRPFTIAVNPRYFRDNDPQVVLGRTDTLFMLTKWVPFKSVKQTILDTLTYYRKT, encoded by the coding sequence ATGACGAGCAGGAAAATTCTTGTCACAGGAGCGAATGGTTATGTTGGGCGTCATCTTGTAAACTATCTCCTTAAACGTTCAACTCAAAACACAGTCATCGGTGTGGGGCGCCAGACAAAGGGGAAGGTGAAACATGGACGTTATCAATATATGCAATGTGATCTGACTGACACTCACCAGGTCAAAACCATGATGCAGCATACTCATTTTGACTATATTTTTCACTTCGCAGGTCAAAGTCAATCGCAATACTCGAAGACATCTCCTTTCCCTTTATTCCATGCCAACGTTATTCAAACCACGAATCTCCTAGAGTACGTGTTGCAATTCCAAAGACACGTGATCAAAGGCATACTGGTGGCGGGCACGGCACATGAATACGAATTGACACAAGACCTTAACGAGACTGCCCTTAATGAACACTCGACGACACGTCCTGTAACACCGTATGGCTGGAGCAAGCTTTTACAAACTCAGACGGCTCAAATGTACGCCACACTATACGACTTACCGATTGTCATTGCTAGAACTTTTAATCTTTTCGGACCTGGTGATTCAACTGGGGTATGCGCCACACTAGCAAGAAAAGTGGTACAAATAGAAACAGGTGAGTTAGAACCTGTATTAGCATTAGGAGATCCTTCGATTCAAAGAGATTTTGTAGATGTGCGTGACGCGATACGTGCGTACTGGTTACTGGTACGCGCCCCCTATGACAACGGGCAGATTGTGAATATCTGTCGTGGCGAAGCCATCTCTATTCAACACCTGATTGATACGCTTTATATGTATGCTAAACGACCTTTTACTATCGCCGTTAATCCTCGTTATTTTAGAGACAACGATCCTCAAGTGGTCTTAGGTCGAACTGATACCCTGTTTATGTTAACGAAATGGGTGCCTTTTAAATCTGTAAAACAGACGATTTTGGACACACTCACCTACTACCGAAAAACATGA
- a CDS encoding sugar phosphate nucleotidyltransferase, whose product MEAIIVTGGKGTRMKPYTQILPKGLLPVGEVPILDIIVRQLHYYGFQSITMACGYLAPLIQTYFGDGSKWHVDIRYVLEHKPLGTAGPLANIKMNQPFLVINCDVLTSLDLKAFYDFHCAKESLITIASQKKNLDVDLGVLETEEDRITKFLEKPKQSAHVSMGIYMMDPALLGYIPKNQFFDVPDLIQVLLRKNQPVRHFENDAFWLDIGRPPQFREANDLFPTIKHQLLPGETE is encoded by the coding sequence ATGGAAGCGATCATCGTGACCGGTGGGAAAGGCACACGTATGAAACCCTATACTCAAATCCTACCAAAAGGGCTTTTACCTGTAGGAGAAGTCCCCATCTTAGACATTATCGTACGGCAATTACACTATTATGGGTTTCAATCCATTACGATGGCATGTGGTTACCTTGCCCCACTCATTCAAACGTATTTCGGTGATGGATCAAAATGGCACGTTGATATTCGCTATGTCTTGGAGCATAAGCCGCTTGGCACAGCTGGACCCTTAGCGAATATTAAGATGAATCAGCCTTTCCTTGTGATCAACTGTGACGTATTAACGAGCTTGGACCTTAAAGCTTTTTATGATTTCCATTGCGCTAAGGAAAGTTTAATTACGATCGCATCCCAGAAGAAGAACCTCGATGTAGACCTCGGTGTGTTAGAAACAGAGGAAGATAGAATCACCAAATTCCTCGAAAAACCGAAACAATCAGCGCACGTGAGCATGGGGATCTATATGATGGACCCTGCATTGCTAGGATATATACCTAAAAACCAATTTTTTGATGTACCAGACCTGATACAAGTCCTGTTACGAAAAAACCAACCTGTACGTCACTTTGAAAATGACGCCTTTTGGTTAGATATCGGGCGTCCGCCTCAATTTAGAGAGGCCAATGACCTCTTCCCCACAATTAAACATCAACTCCTGCCTGGTGAAACCGAATGA
- a CDS encoding SDR family NAD(P)-dependent oxidoreductase: MNFKNKSVLVTGASGFIGSHVVQALLHEGANVRAFVHYNSMNTKGYLDQLTKDEQNGIEMYMGDLKDPHGVMNACKGVDTVLHLGALIAIPYSYVNPTDVVQTNVLGTVNIAQAVRHHGIARLVHTSTSETYGTAQYVPMDETHPLQGQSPYSASKIAADKMIESFYCSYELPAITVRPFNAYGPRQSMRAVIPTIINQALHEDEIRLGNLKATRDFTYVEDTARAFLHAASCPSVGEVINAGSGFEISIGELAEKIKKMVGRDIPITVKQDRLRPEKSEVDRLFSNSDKAQSMMGWKAQVSLDEGLSRTIEWMKQHKSLFRPDEYVV; encoded by the coding sequence TTGAATTTCAAAAATAAATCTGTCTTGGTCACTGGTGCTAGTGGTTTTATTGGCAGCCACGTGGTGCAAGCACTATTGCATGAAGGGGCCAACGTCCGGGCCTTTGTTCATTACAACTCGATGAACACCAAGGGCTATTTAGACCAGCTTACGAAGGATGAGCAAAACGGCATTGAAATGTATATGGGTGATCTAAAAGACCCCCACGGCGTCATGAACGCTTGTAAGGGTGTCGATACAGTCCTTCATTTGGGCGCCTTAATTGCTATTCCTTATTCCTATGTCAACCCTACGGATGTCGTACAAACGAACGTATTAGGGACCGTTAATATCGCCCAAGCTGTACGCCATCACGGTATTGCTAGACTCGTGCATACGTCAACAAGTGAAACGTACGGAACAGCTCAGTACGTCCCAATGGATGAAACACATCCGCTTCAGGGTCAATCGCCTTACTCGGCAAGTAAAATTGCCGCCGATAAGATGATTGAAAGCTTCTATTGTTCCTATGAATTACCTGCGATCACAGTTAGACCGTTCAACGCATACGGCCCTCGACAGTCCATGCGTGCTGTTATTCCAACCATTATTAATCAAGCGTTACACGAAGATGAAATTAGATTAGGAAACCTTAAAGCGACTAGAGATTTCACTTATGTGGAAGATACCGCTCGGGCCTTTTTACACGCTGCTTCTTGTCCATCCGTTGGTGAAGTGATAAATGCTGGAAGTGGTTTTGAAATTTCAATCGGAGAGCTAGCAGAAAAGATTAAAAAGATGGTAGGTAGAGACATTCCGATCACGGTAAAACAGGACCGATTACGGCCGGAAAAGAGTGAAGTAGACCGCCTTTTCTCCAACTCAGATAAGGCACAGTCTATGATGGGATGGAAAGCTCAAGTAAGTTTAGATGAAGGACTATCAAGGACGATCGAGTGGATGAAACAACACAAATCGCTTTTCCGACCCGACGAATATGTCGTCTAA
- a CDS encoding sulfotransferase family protein, protein MSKLNRPVFIIGTPRSGTTLLFDILSKSKELWSLYDESPYWNVYAGPEFRGWESMLLKEEDATEEVSKQIKEAFTKHLENHEARYVCRSKMRMVEKTPDNCFRIDFIHALFPDAYFIYLKRDGRNTISSMIEAWRHYQKYPVPVSVNIDLQNGSKTQKWWGSLPPGWKDYAQAKVVNVCLFQWRQGNLKAMQSLNKIPSSQVIEVTYEALTTDGERVINDICQKIDISFSKSLRQEVASIYPVQQDKWKQFNRELILSVHEDIKQVMRKMGYTV, encoded by the coding sequence TTGAGCAAGCTTAATAGACCGGTCTTCATTATTGGCACCCCTCGTTCAGGGACAACATTATTGTTTGATATCCTTTCTAAAAGTAAAGAACTTTGGAGCTTATATGATGAAAGTCCGTACTGGAATGTTTATGCCGGACCCGAGTTTAGGGGCTGGGAGTCCATGTTATTAAAGGAAGAGGACGCAACTGAAGAAGTAAGTAAACAAATTAAAGAAGCGTTTACCAAACACCTTGAAAATCATGAAGCTCGATACGTCTGTAGAAGTAAGATGAGAATGGTTGAAAAAACACCTGATAATTGCTTTCGTATTGATTTTATCCATGCACTTTTCCCAGATGCCTACTTTATTTATCTTAAGCGGGATGGGCGTAATACGATCAGTTCAATGATTGAGGCTTGGAGACATTACCAAAAATATCCTGTCCCAGTATCAGTAAACATTGATTTACAGAACGGTTCTAAAACACAAAAGTGGTGGGGCTCCTTACCCCCGGGATGGAAGGATTATGCACAGGCCAAAGTGGTTAATGTCTGTTTGTTCCAATGGAGACAAGGCAACCTTAAGGCCATGCAAAGTTTAAACAAAATCCCATCGTCACAGGTAATCGAAGTCACTTATGAAGCGCTAACAACTGATGGAGAACGAGTTATAAATGACATATGTCAAAAGATCGATATTTCCTTTAGCAAATCCTTGCGGCAGGAGGTGGCTTCTATTTATCCCGTTCAACAGGATAAGTGGAAGCAGTTTAATCGGGAGTTAATTCTCAGTGTTCATGAGGACATTAAACAGGTCATGCGCAAAATGGGATACACTGTGTAG
- a CDS encoding sulfotransferase domain-containing protein translates to MTSQGPKLFLNSIPKSGTHLLQQVIQGMPHFKFHTHSQFYEGTKHQIPEHSAKLSTFEPFDMAAGHVYYSEEWSSMLKDVGVKQIFIYRDPRDVVISFAYFIQKFPQHQLHHYFTDVLSHQKDRYIALIRGVNEYDAKYPDINDWYSRFIDWKDDPNTLAITYEDLMKNYRSRIRTLKKIASFAWKSAHPPVSIGRLAKRMHQNIAPEKSATFRSGRIGNWRQEFDEETKEWFKKICGELLIETGFEKNNDW, encoded by the coding sequence ATGACTTCACAAGGGCCTAAATTATTTCTTAACTCTATACCCAAGAGCGGAACACACTTGCTACAACAAGTGATACAAGGGATGCCACATTTTAAATTTCATACCCACAGCCAATTTTACGAAGGGACTAAACATCAAATACCCGAACACAGTGCCAAATTGAGTACTTTTGAACCTTTTGACATGGCTGCTGGACACGTCTATTACTCTGAGGAATGGTCTTCGATGCTAAAGGACGTAGGTGTGAAGCAGATATTCATCTATAGAGACCCTAGAGATGTGGTCATCTCATTCGCTTACTTTATACAAAAATTCCCCCAACATCAGCTTCATCACTATTTTACTGACGTGTTAAGTCACCAAAAGGATCGATATATTGCTCTCATCCGAGGGGTTAACGAATACGATGCCAAATACCCTGACATTAACGATTGGTATAGTAGGTTTATAGATTGGAAGGATGATCCGAATACCCTTGCGATCACTTATGAGGATCTAATGAAAAACTACCGCTCAAGGATACGGACATTGAAAAAAATAGCAAGTTTTGCTTGGAAAAGTGCCCACCCGCCTGTGTCAATCGGACGTTTGGCAAAGAGAATGCACCAAAATATCGCGCCTGAAAAATCTGCTACATTTCGCTCTGGGAGAATAGGGAACTGGCGGCAAGAATTCGATGAAGAAACAAAAGAATGGTTTAAAAAAATATGTGGAGAGTTGCTAATTGAAACAGGATTTGAAAAGAATAACGACTGGTAA
- a CDS encoding glycosyltransferase, whose amino-acid sequence MGKVSILLPYSGDLSIDQTLQSALKQTYANKEIIVLDMTSSNTLLDGLNDNLKQVRHWHVKQRTVAGALNKGLNVANGEYVTFLFPSNRYDRDKVMQQMSYMLKHHAKLSYTPYFEVNSDKHIEGPFGKRLGQKQLAVALRQSCPIQLDTVMIHKQTLLKRGGFNPTLHAAFDYECWARIIPHIHFYYHNAPLTFINSTLTMNLKQRRDAEYRKVKAWYDQKLVRYILRMSR is encoded by the coding sequence ATGGGAAAAGTGAGTATCCTCCTTCCATACTCTGGAGACTTAAGTATTGACCAAACTTTGCAAAGCGCGTTGAAACAAACGTATGCCAATAAAGAAATTATTGTTTTAGATATGACGTCCTCAAACACTTTGTTAGATGGTTTAAACGATAACTTAAAACAAGTTCGGCATTGGCATGTGAAGCAAAGAACGGTTGCAGGAGCCCTTAATAAGGGGCTGAATGTAGCTAATGGAGAATATGTTACCTTCCTATTCCCATCCAATCGTTATGATCGAGATAAGGTCATGCAGCAAATGTCATACATGCTTAAACATCATGCTAAGCTTTCATATACGCCTTATTTCGAGGTAAACAGTGACAAACACATTGAGGGGCCATTTGGAAAAAGACTGGGACAAAAACAATTAGCCGTGGCGCTAAGACAGTCTTGTCCTATTCAATTAGATACCGTCATGATTCATAAACAAACCCTTTTGAAAAGAGGCGGTTTTAATCCTACATTACATGCTGCCTTTGACTATGAATGTTGGGCACGCATCATCCCGCATATCCATTTTTATTACCATAACGCCCCGCTGACTTTTATTAACAGCACATTAACAATGAACTTGAAACAGAGAAGGGATGCAGAGTACAGAAAAGTTAAGGCGTGGTACGATCAAAAGTTAGTCCGTTATATACTCCGTATGAGTAGATAG
- a CDS encoding sulfotransferase domain-containing protein, translating into MSYVFPRPLKPFLVSSVPKSGTHLMHQLLNGIPQLSHPLQNQSMKFFVNNPPSQFYEDHDNRLKALQPNQFGLGHLHYTPEYVTLLRTHQLKHIFVYRDPRDVLVSLCYFIADKWKQHPLHQRFQALSIKDRALTLINGIPGEFPHFSDYFGPFYGWLKDTDTLKVSYEELMQTRSSRRQACRKMVHYLWENQTPPEPINLLVLKMERNVNTKKSVTFRKGQVGSWRDEFDDEVIEAFKRVANPMLQLADYEKNHHWS; encoded by the coding sequence ATGTCCTATGTTTTCCCGCGACCTTTGAAGCCTTTTTTAGTCTCGTCCGTGCCCAAAAGCGGTACACATTTGATGCATCAACTCTTGAACGGGATCCCCCAATTAAGTCATCCGTTACAGAATCAGAGCATGAAGTTCTTCGTCAATAATCCACCAAGTCAATTCTATGAAGATCATGATAACCGGCTTAAAGCCCTTCAGCCCAATCAATTTGGTTTGGGTCATTTACATTACACGCCAGAGTATGTGACGTTATTACGGACACACCAATTGAAGCATATCTTTGTCTATCGTGACCCTAGGGACGTGCTCGTGTCTTTATGCTACTTCATCGCTGATAAGTGGAAACAGCACCCATTACATCAGAGGTTTCAAGCATTATCAATAAAAGATAGAGCACTAACGCTTATAAACGGTATCCCAGGTGAGTTTCCGCATTTCTCAGATTACTTTGGACCTTTTTACGGTTGGTTAAAAGATACGGATACGTTGAAGGTGAGTTATGAGGAGCTCATGCAAACCCGAAGCTCCCGCCGACAGGCTTGTCGTAAAATGGTTCACTATCTATGGGAAAATCAAACACCACCAGAGCCAATAAATCTACTGGTGTTGAAAATGGAACGTAACGTGAATACTAAAAAGTCTGTGACATTCAGGAAAGGTCAAGTCGGATCTTGGCGTGATGAATTTGACGATGAAGTCATAGAAGCGTTCAAAAGAGTCGCAAATCCAATGCTCCAATTAGCAGATTATGAGAAGAATCACCATTGGTCATGA
- the cysC gene encoding adenylyl-sulfate kinase: MARGVTVWFTGLSGAGKTTICEALAKKLQNESVPYERLDGDLIRQYLTSDLGYSKQDRMTNIKRVSFVASLLTKHHVIVLASFISPYQEMRDMARDNIGSFVEVYVNCPLKECIRRDVKGLYKKALDGDIKHFTGISDPFEPPINPQLTVETDKETVNESVSKVYEYLKQRGYISA, encoded by the coding sequence ATGGCTAGGGGAGTCACCGTTTGGTTTACAGGACTATCCGGAGCTGGGAAAACAACGATATGTGAGGCGTTAGCAAAAAAATTACAGAACGAAAGCGTTCCTTATGAAAGGTTAGATGGCGATCTTATCCGTCAGTATCTCACATCCGATTTAGGATATTCGAAGCAGGATAGGATGACCAATATCAAGCGTGTTTCGTTCGTAGCCAGTTTGTTAACGAAGCATCATGTCATCGTGTTGGCCTCTTTTATTTCTCCTTATCAGGAGATGAGAGACATGGCAAGAGATAACATTGGCTCTTTTGTTGAGGTATACGTCAATTGCCCACTGAAGGAATGTATTCGTCGCGATGTCAAAGGACTATACAAAAAAGCCTTAGATGGTGATATCAAACACTTTACAGGTATTAGCGACCCTTTTGAGCCCCCTATCAACCCTCAATTAACAGTTGAAACAGACAAAGAAACGGTGAATGAGAGCGTCTCCAAAGTGTATGAGTATCTAAAGCAGCGGGGCTATATCTCAGCATAA
- a CDS encoding glycosyltransferase family 4 protein produces MKVVIPVGALHVGGGCKVLVETAHALQKYGHDVEMVIPQHAEVAYPVKCKLTKVPDLKKEYIPYGDVILPNFYTTFKPAFEAWPRQCIRFSLGFEPLWVPDRDFALWTYHQNVPVISISNWLNNKIYQATGRSGLVVNLGVDPNIFSPAHPKVKPYRNGRKVIMYIARDPNTAYRLKGYEDFIKAMRLLKRHYKGKFIVHMVCTEVDLKIKGIPHRNFKPQSSEQMARLYQQADLFVSTSWFEGFSIPPLEAMACGTPVVTTNSGGILNFCQHLQNAYIARPRDHASIAKGMYRVLKNPTIAKSFVQNGLQTASRLTNEAFEENIVRKIESIAYQRNPELKPSTPAPTHLPSIIEKLKSRKRGKSDG; encoded by the coding sequence ATGAAAGTTGTCATACCAGTAGGCGCGTTGCATGTTGGTGGGGGCTGCAAGGTTCTAGTAGAAACAGCCCACGCGTTACAAAAATACGGTCATGACGTTGAAATGGTCATCCCCCAACATGCCGAAGTGGCTTACCCTGTTAAGTGTAAATTGACCAAGGTCCCTGATTTGAAAAAAGAGTATATTCCTTACGGTGATGTGATTTTACCGAACTTTTATACCACATTTAAACCAGCGTTTGAAGCGTGGCCCCGTCAATGTATACGATTCAGCTTAGGATTTGAACCGTTATGGGTCCCTGATCGAGATTTCGCCCTATGGACGTACCATCAAAATGTACCGGTTATCAGTATCTCTAATTGGTTAAACAACAAAATCTATCAGGCGACAGGTCGTTCAGGTCTGGTCGTCAACCTTGGCGTTGATCCCAATATCTTTTCCCCCGCTCATCCAAAAGTGAAACCGTATCGAAATGGTCGCAAAGTGATCATGTATATTGCTAGAGACCCCAACACAGCCTATCGGTTAAAAGGTTACGAAGATTTTATTAAGGCCATGCGGTTGCTCAAACGGCACTATAAAGGGAAATTTATCGTTCATATGGTCTGTACTGAAGTCGATCTTAAAATAAAAGGCATTCCTCATCGCAACTTTAAACCACAATCATCAGAGCAAATGGCACGCCTTTATCAACAAGCAGATTTATTTGTCTCAACATCTTGGTTTGAGGGCTTCTCCATTCCGCCTCTTGAAGCGATGGCGTGTGGGACCCCTGTTGTGACAACGAACTCTGGAGGTATACTCAATTTCTGTCAGCACCTACAGAACGCCTATATAGCGCGACCAAGAGATCATGCGTCTATCGCTAAAGGTATGTATCGTGTATTAAAAAATCCAACTATAGCTAAGTCATTCGTTCAAAATGGACTACAAACGGCTAGCCGTCTAACGAATGAAGCTTTTGAAGAGAACATTGTGAGAAAAATAGAATCTATTGCTTACCAAAGAAACCCAGAGTTAAAGCCCTCCACTCCTGCTCCAACCCATCTGCCGTCAATCATAGAAAAGCTTAAAAGTAGAAAAAGGGGGAAATCAGATGGCTAG
- a CDS encoding glycosyltransferase family 2 protein, giving the protein MSIARIPNLVSVVIPVYNRAAYIKACLNSLLRQTYRNLEIIVVNDGSTDKTMHVVGSWKHALKMPPAKKERIVLVNLPRNIDVAGAIHTGMFMAQGEFIAMQDSDDLSHPSRIQKQVTYLRRHASVAMVGSNYAYFPHGAFHRRKPANWIRYGSQINRTYSEGGHCVCHGTILFRGSVFDQIGGHNRKVEGAEDYEFIARAIKNQMRVENIPEVLYYYRNHHTQRSRKFY; this is encoded by the coding sequence ATGAGTATAGCTCGTATTCCTAATCTAGTGAGTGTTGTCATCCCTGTGTATAATAGAGCGGCGTATATTAAAGCGTGTCTTAACAGTCTCCTAAGACAAACTTACCGTAATTTAGAGATCATTGTGGTCAATGACGGTTCAACGGATAAAACGATGCATGTGGTTGGTTCATGGAAGCACGCTTTGAAAATGCCACCGGCAAAGAAGGAGCGTATCGTCTTAGTGAATTTACCTCGGAACATAGATGTGGCAGGGGCGATACACACCGGTATGTTTATGGCCCAAGGTGAGTTTATTGCCATGCAAGATTCCGATGATTTATCACACCCTTCACGTATTCAGAAGCAAGTGACGTATTTGAGAAGACATGCGAGTGTGGCCATGGTTGGTAGTAACTATGCTTACTTTCCTCATGGCGCCTTTCACCGCAGAAAGCCTGCGAACTGGATTCGTTATGGTTCTCAAATCAATCGGACATACAGTGAAGGAGGGCACTGTGTGTGTCATGGGACCATACTGTTTAGAGGGAGTGTTTTTGATCAGATAGGTGGGCATAATAGAAAAGTTGAAGGGGCAGAGGATTATGAGTTTATCGCCCGGGCCATCAAAAACCAGATGAGAGTTGAGAACATACCAGAAGTCCTTTACTACTATCGCAATCACCATACTCAAAGGTCACGGAAGTTTTACTAG
- a CDS encoding glycosyltransferase family 4 protein, producing MKVVIPVGSLETGGGCKTLVDTANALVKRGHQAEIVIPNGMPIKYPVHAKVRTVPTLSKDYIPYGDIILANYYITFLPAFQAWPQQVVRLCQGFEPYWVPDKDFATWTYNQNVPIISISHWLNQQIVNAVQKPSSAVVNLGIDPQIFHPIRISKPKRKKKIILYIARDPNLGYAVKGFSEFAQAMKMINRKYKGKFIVHLICPENRLRLPGIAHRVFQPQTDVEMANLYRQADVFVSSSRAEGYGLPPLEAMACATPVVTTNSGGVMDFAAHGHSAFVVPPLQPRALANGIVTVLKNKPLSNRLVQGGLAASRRLTKPAFEHNIVHALQVIHRYRVNRS from the coding sequence ATGAAAGTAGTCATCCCTGTTGGCTCATTAGAGACCGGTGGAGGCTGCAAAACCCTAGTAGATACCGCAAACGCTTTGGTTAAACGAGGTCACCAGGCAGAAATCGTCATACCAAATGGGATGCCCATTAAATATCCTGTGCACGCCAAGGTAAGAACGGTACCAACGCTATCAAAAGACTATATTCCTTATGGGGATATTATTCTAGCAAACTACTACATCACGTTCTTGCCAGCTTTTCAGGCTTGGCCACAACAGGTTGTTCGACTCTGTCAAGGGTTTGAACCCTATTGGGTACCAGACAAAGATTTTGCTACTTGGACTTATAATCAGAATGTGCCAATCATTAGCATTTCACACTGGTTAAATCAACAAATTGTGAACGCGGTTCAGAAACCCAGCTCTGCTGTGGTTAATCTTGGCATCGATCCGCAAATCTTTCATCCGATAAGAATAAGTAAACCTAAGCGAAAAAAGAAGATTATTCTTTACATTGCACGAGATCCTAACCTTGGGTATGCTGTAAAAGGTTTTAGCGAGTTTGCGCAAGCTATGAAGATGATCAACAGAAAATATAAAGGGAAATTTATCGTTCATTTGATTTGTCCTGAAAACCGCTTGAGACTCCCTGGTATTGCGCACCGTGTTTTTCAACCTCAAACTGATGTAGAAATGGCCAACCTCTATCGACAAGCTGATGTCTTTGTATCTTCCTCTCGAGCGGAAGGATATGGGTTACCTCCACTTGAAGCTATGGCGTGTGCCACGCCTGTTGTGACAACAAACTCAGGCGGTGTTATGGATTTCGCCGCACATGGGCATAGTGCGTTTGTCGTACCACCCCTTCAGCCGCGAGCGCTAGCAAACGGCATTGTAACCGTACTCAAAAATAAACCCTTGTCCAACCGGCTCGTTCAGGGTGGATTAGCTGCCTCAAGACGATTAACAAAGCCCGCATTTGAACACAATATCGTCCATGCTCTGCAAGTGATTCACCGTTACCGCGTGAATCGGTCGTAA
- a CDS encoding glycosyltransferase family 2 protein, whose amino-acid sequence MPDVGIVMPVYKQIPIYLYQAIKSIRRQSYRRFHLVIVVDGVTKSVLRTIRKAKGKDRRIKVISRRQNQGVAKALNIGFRYLYARADIQYLTWVSSDNIYYKNYIRIFRNTLAKSPAHIGLVYSGFRHINGKGKPLFNKDHQREMLNWQNQPKENILDVCFVGASFMYRKSVAMKTGFYRLEPIEDYDYWLRLTEHCEIQFIPKLLMDYRVNSKHSISAQLQTKEQHRRWRLSYQLAKFEARGRRKIPLETTVIYPVNIASEHTIQMIESLYEQSYSNYKLIVIDISPSQAVTPMVHAVPDPRLEVIGMPNASVKHAIHEGARRAQTPFSFVYGQHAYPPHTLQNMINHLRQFPPHVISATTITNGNAIQARVTHPVNNPQFGELYRTGKLLTILGRK is encoded by the coding sequence ATGCCTGACGTAGGGATCGTGATGCCTGTATACAAACAAATCCCGATATATTTATATCAGGCTATTAAATCGATTAGAAGGCAAAGTTACCGTCGTTTTCATCTCGTTATTGTGGTTGACGGTGTGACAAAGAGTGTTTTACGTACCATACGCAAGGCAAAAGGCAAAGATCGTCGGATTAAAGTCATATCGAGGAGACAGAATCAAGGTGTGGCTAAAGCCCTTAACATTGGATTTAGATATCTTTATGCTAGAGCCGATATACAATACCTGACATGGGTATCGAGTGATAATATATATTACAAAAATTATATACGGATATTCCGCAACACATTAGCTAAGAGTCCTGCTCATATTGGGTTAGTGTATAGCGGGTTTAGACATATTAATGGCAAAGGAAAGCCACTATTCAATAAAGACCATCAAAGGGAAATGTTAAATTGGCAAAACCAACCAAAAGAGAATATACTTGACGTTTGCTTTGTCGGGGCTTCTTTCATGTATCGTAAATCAGTGGCCATGAAAACAGGGTTCTATCGCTTAGAACCAATAGAAGATTATGATTATTGGCTAAGGTTAACCGAACATTGTGAGATCCAGTTCATACCAAAACTACTCATGGATTATCGTGTGAATTCCAAGCACAGTATCTCCGCCCAATTGCAAACGAAAGAGCAGCATAGAAGGTGGCGGCTGTCCTATCAACTAGCAAAGTTTGAGGCGAGAGGAAGAAGGAAGATTCCACTTGAGACAACGGTCATCTACCCCGTCAATATTGCTTCTGAGCATACAATCCAGATGATTGAAAGCTTATATGAACAAAGTTATAGCAATTATAAATTGATCGTTATTGACATCTCACCATCGCAAGCAGTGACCCCAATGGTTCATGCTGTGCCAGATCCCCGTTTAGAAGTGATCGGCATGCCGAACGCTAGTGTCAAACACGCGATTCATGAGGGGGCTAGAAGAGCGCAAACACCATTTAGTTTCGTTTATGGTCAACATGCGTACCCTCCCCACACTTTACAAAACATGATTAATCACCTTAGGCAGTTTCCCCCACACGTCATTTCAGCCACCACGATTACGAATGGGAACGCCATACAAGCGAGAGTGACCCATCCAGTTAACAATCCTCAGTTTGGGGAGTTGTATCGTACGGGCAAATTACTGACCATTCTCGGGCGGAAATAA